The following are from one region of the Quercus robur chromosome 1, dhQueRobu3.1, whole genome shotgun sequence genome:
- the LOC126715034 gene encoding protein CHUP1, chloroplastic, which yields MVIRLGLLVAASIAAYAVKQLNIKSSRSSTLAVKPSENGEASFEHQFEEGDKEQDKYSNDRFKEKDGKEEEEEEEVKLISSIFNRTYVNPPDIDDEEILPEFEDLLSGEIEFPVPGNKIDKAEKDKTYEIAMAKNASELERLQKLVKELEEREVKLEGELLEYYGLKEQESDILELQRQLKIKTVEIDMLNITINSLQAERKKLQEEIAHGVSAKKELEMARNKIKELQRQIQLDANQTKGQLLLLKQQVFGLQAKEEEAVKKDVEIEKKLKAAKELEFEVVELKRKNKELQHEKRELTVKLDAAEARIAALSNMTESDMVANARAEVNNLRHANEDLSKQVEGLQMNRFSEVEELVYLRWVNACLRYELRNYQAPAGKMSARDLNKSLSPKSQEKAKQMMLEYAGSERGQGDTDIESNFSHPSSPGSEDFDNASMDSSTSRYSNLSKKPSLIQKLKKWSKSKDDLSALSSPTRSLSGGSPSRASMNQRPRGPLEALMLRNADDSIAITTFGKGEQEPTDSPETPTLPNIRTRVPSSGSLNNVASSFQLMSKSVEGVLDEKYPAYKDRHKLALEREKQIKERAGQARAEKFGDKSYESSAKVERERPLTLPPKLSQIKEKAAVSGDSIDQSNDGKTDSQTISKMKLADIEKRPPRVLRPPPKRSGGSSANTNSNPSGEIPTAPPPPGAPPPPPPPGGPPRPPPPPGSLPRGGGSGDKVHRAPELVEFYQTLMKREAKKDTSSLISQTSNASDARSNMIGEIANKSSFLLAVKADVETQGDFVMSLATEVRAASFTDIKDLVAFVNWLDEELSFLVDERAVLKHFDWPEGKADALREAAFEYQDLMKLEKRVSSFVDDPKLPCEDALKKMYSLLEKVEQSVYALLRTRDMAISRYREFGIPVDWLLDSGVVGKIKLSSVQLARKYMKRVASELDALSGPEKEPNREFLVLQGVRFAFRVHQFAGGFDAESMKAFEELRSRIHSKMGVDNKLET from the exons AAAATGGAGAGGCAAGCTTTGAACATCAGTTTGAGGAGGGAGACAAAGAGCAAGATAAATATTCTAATGATAGATTCAAAGAGAAGGAC GGgaaggaggaagaggaggaagaagaggtTAAATTAATTAGTAGTATATTTAATAGAACTTATGTCAATCCACCTGATATTGATGATGAGGAGATCTTGCCCGAATTCGAAGATCTTTTATCTGGGGAGATTGAATTTCCAGTACCTGGTAACAAGATTGATAAGGCAGAGAAAGACAAAACATATGAAATTGCGATGGCAAAAAATGCAAGTGAATTGGAACGGTTGCAGAAACTAGTAAAGGAATTAGAGGAGAGGGAAGTGAAGCTGGAAGGTGAATTGCTTGAGTACTATGGATTGAAAGAGCAGGAATCAGATATTCTCGAGTTACAAAGGCAACTCAAGATCAAGACTGTAGAGATTGACATGCTCAATATCACCATTAACTCTTTGCAAGCTGAGAGGAAAAAGCTTCAGGAAGAGATTGCACATGGAGTTTCAGCAAAGAAGGAGCTTGAGATGGCAAGGAACAAGATCAAGGAACTGCAAAGGCAGATTCAGCTTGATGCTAACCAGACAAAAGGCCAGTTGTTGTTGCTCAAGCAACAAGTTTTTGGTTTGCAGGCAAAAGAGGAAGAAGCTGTAAAGAAAgatgttgaaattgaaaagaagCTGAAAGCTGCAAAGGAGTTAGAGTTTGAAGTTGTGGAGCTTAAGAGGAAAAACAAAGAACTTCAACATGAAAAGCGGGAGTTGACTGTAAAACTTGATGCTGCTGAAGCTAGAATAGCAGCCCTCTCCAATATGACAGAG AGCGATATGGTTGCCAATGCAAGGGCAGAGGTCAATAATCTTAGGCATGCAAATGAGGACCTGTCAAAACAAGTGGAAGGACTTCAGATGAATAGATTCAGTGAAGTTGAAGAGCTAGTGTACCTTCGCTGGGTCAATGCATGCTTAAGGTATGAGCTCCGGAACTATCAAGCACCTGCAGGAAAGATGTCAGCTCGTGATCTCAACAAGAGTCTGAGCCCCAAATCCCAAGAGAAGGCTAAACAGATGATGTTAGAGTATGCAGGATCAGAACGTGGACAAGGGGACACAGATATCGAAAGCAACTTTTCCCACCCATCCTCCCCTGGAAGTGAAGACTTTGACAATGCTTCTATGGATAGTTCCACCAGTAGATATAGCAATCTCAGTAAGAAACCTAGCTTAATCCAAAAGTTGAAGAAATGGAGCAAAAGCAAAGATGATTTAAGTGCTCTTTCATCACCAACCAGATCTCTCTCTGGAGGTTCTCCAAGCAGGGCAAGCATGAACCAGAGACCAAGGGGTCCATTGGAAGCCCTGATGTTAAGGAATGCAGATGATAGTATAGCCATCACCACCTTTGGCAAGGGGGAGCAGGAACCTACTGACTCTCCTGAAACTCCAACTCTTCCAAATATTAGAACAAGGGTTCCATCCAGCGGCTCACTGAATAATGTTGCTTCCTCATTCCAATTGATGTCTAAATCAGTTGAAGGAGTCTTAGATGAGAAATATCCTGCATATAAAGATCGGCATAAGTTGGCCTTAGAGAGGGAGAAGCAAATTAAAGAAAGGGCTGGCCAAGCAAGAGCAGAGAAGTTTGGTGACAAATCATATGAATCTTCAGCCAAGGTTGAAAGAGAGAGACCTCTAACTTTGCCACCAAAACTTTCTCAAATAAAGGAAAAGGCTGCTGTCTCTGGTGATTCAATTGACCAATCTAATGATGGTAAGACTGATTCTCAAACAATAAGCAAGATGAAACTTGCTGACATTGAGAAAAGGCCTCCTAGGGTGCTTCGGCCACCTCCTAAACGATCTGGAGGTTCTTCTGCCAATACAAATTCAAATCCTTCAGGTGAAATACCAACTGCTCCACCTCCACCTGGTGCCCCACCTCCGCCACCACCACCTGGTGGACCACCTCGGCCACCTCCTCCACCAGGAAGCCTACCTAGAGGGGGAGGAAGTGGAGATAAAGTTCACCGGGCTCCTGAACTAGTTGAATTTTATCAGACATTGATGAAACGAGAGGCAAAGAAGGATACTTCATCATTGATTTCTCAAACATCTAATGCATCAGATGCTAGAAGTAACATGATTGGGGAGATTGCGAATAAATCATCATTCCTCTTAGCT GTGAAAGCCGATGTGGAAACTCAAGGTGATTTTGTCATGTCATTAGCAACTGAAGTTCGAGCAGCTTCCTTCACTGACATAAAAGATTTGGTGGCTTTTGTAAACTGGCTAGATGAGGAACTTTCATTCTTG GTTGATGAACGGGCAGTTCTCAAGCACTTTGATTGGCCTGAGGGGAAAGCGGATGCATTGAGAGAGGCGGCTTTTGAATACCAAGACCTGATGAAATTAGAGAAACGTGTCTCCTCTTTTGTTGATGATCCCAAGCTTCCATGTGAAGATGCTCTGAAGAAGATGTACTCATTGCTAGAGAA AGTGGAACAAAGTGTGTATGCTCTCTTACGTACGAGGGACATGGCTATTTCACGATACAGGGAGTTTGGAATTCCAGTTGATTGGTTGTTGGATTCAGGGGTCGTTGGCAAG ATAAAGCTCTCATCTGTACAATTGGCAAGGAAGTACATGAAACGTGTAGCATCAGAACTTGATGCACTGAGTGGACCAGAGAAAGAGCCAAACAGAGAGTTTTTGGTTCTGCAAGGCGTGCGTTTTGCTTTCCGCGTTCATCAG TTTGCTGGAGGCTTTGATGCAGAGAGCATGAAGGCTTTCGAAGAACTCAGGAGCCGTATCCATTCAAAAATGGGAGTAGACAATAAGCTGGAAACatga
- the LOC126713453 gene encoding uncharacterized protein LOC126713453 produces MVRLIPQHRRDHFGSMPLAIGLFFSVMALVALCAKHSRRARKDYEDNDESNDSFMPKKSSPLKSPSMMHVKSISNKANQFITNSPKSPLLSSKKIVTIISNKANTFMYKKKGGGHDFRESEGEGEGEGGLWQKSILMGDKCRPPAFSGVIHYDSFGNMLSEPPPRSPRVGPFQTVFMPEIKNAN; encoded by the coding sequence ATGGTACGTCTGATTCCTCAACATCGCAGAGACCACTTTGGGTCCATGCCATTAGCAATTGGCTTGTTCTTCTCGGTTATGGCTCTTGTAGCTCTATGTGCCAAGCATTCACGCCGTGCTCGAAAAGATTACGAAGACAATGATGAAAGTAATGACTCATTTATGCCTAAGAAGTCGTCACCCTTGAAGTCACCATCCATGATGCACGTGAAATCAATTAGCAACAAGGCAAACCAATTCATAACAAATTCGCCAAAGTCACCATTGTTGTCATCCAAGAAAATCGTGACAATTATTAGTAACAAGGCAAATACATTCATGTACAAGAAAAAAGGTGGTGGTCATGATTTTAGAGAAAGTGAAGGTGAAGGTGAAGGTGAAGGTGGGTTGTGGCAGAAATCAATCTTGATGGGCGATAAATGCCGGCCACCGGCGTTTTCAGGAGTCATTCATTATGATAGTTTTGGGAATATGCTTTCGGAGCCACCTCCAAGGTCACCTAGGGTCGGTCCCTTTCAAACTGTGTTTATGCCGGAGATTAAAAATGCAAACTAA
- the LOC126715042 gene encoding uncharacterized protein At1g26090, chloroplastic, whose product MASSLASPLFLANPISHFRRRAFAVSALAEDGRSSSAISSQQSTKLVTFLGKGGSGKTTSAVFAAQHYALAGLSTCLVIHSQDPTADYLLNCKIGTSPVICNNNLSAVRLETSKLILEPLNRVKQADAHLNMTQGVLEGIVGEELGVLPGMDSIASAFALERLVGFLSNVDQRNNKKDKFDIIIYDGISNEEILRMIGASSKARLYLKYLRNLGEKTDLGRVAGPSLIRLVDEAMNIRGSRSLLNGKMSAEIWDTLEQMLERGSSAFLQPHKFGCFLVMDPNNPISINSALRYWGCAIQAGAQVSGAFGIAPPHLDEESVERVKQNIFPLPFAFIPQVQVDFPLNWNEIMLNTVGKDAKNLLSLPASHNSNISSVKFDPANKSITLFMPGFDKSEIKLYQYRGGSELLVEAGDQRRVIHLPSEIQGKVGGAKFMNRSLVLTMR is encoded by the exons ATGGCTTCTTCTCTCGCTTCTCCTCTCTTCCTTGCAAACCCTATTTCCCATTTTCGAAGAAGAGCTTTTGCAGTCTCAGCTTTAGCAGAGGATGGTAGAAGTAGTAGTGCTATTTCTTCTCAGCAATCAACCAAGTTGGTCACTTTTTTGGGAAAAGGTGGATCCGGCAAGACCACCTCAGCTGTATTTGCCGCTCAG CATTATGCACTGGCAGGGCTTAGTACATGCTTGGTGATACATTCACAAGACCCCACTGCTGATTATCTTTTAAACTGTAAGATTGGAACTTCTCCTGTCATATGCAACAACAACCTTTCAGCTGTTAGGTTGGAAACCTCTAAA CTGATTCTTGAGCCTCTCAATCGAGTAAAGCAAGCAGATGCCCATCTTAATATGACCCAAGGAGTTCTTGAAGGG ATTGTGGGAGAAGAGCTGGGAGTGCTTCCTGGAATGGATTCTATTGCTTCAGCATTCGCACTTGAGAGGCTTGTAGGATTCTTAAGTAACGTGGaccaaagaaacaacaaaaaagataaatttgacATAATAATATATGATGGTATCAGCAATGAGGAGATCTTACGGATGATAGGTGCAAGCAGTAAAGCAAG ATTGTACTTAAAATATCTCCGGAACTTGGGTGAAAAAACTGATCTTGGGAGAGTGGCTGGTCCTTCACTCATTAGACTTGTAGATGAAGCCATGAACATACGTGGCAGCAGGTCCCTTCTGAATGGGAAAATGAGTGCAGAAATATGGGACACTTTGGAACAAATGTTGGAG AGAGGATCATCTGCCTTCTTGCAACCACATAAATTTGGCTGCTTCCTGGTGATGGACCCAAACAATCCAATCTCTATCAATTCTGCATTACGTTATTGGGGCTGTGCAATCCAAGCTGGTGCACAGGTGTCTGGCGCATTTGGTATTGCTCCTCCACATTTGGATGAAGAGTCAGTGGAAAGAGTCAAGCAAAACATTTTTCCCTTGCCTTTTGCTTTCATCCCACAAGTCCAAGTGGATTTCCCTCTCAACTGGAATGAAATCATGCTCAACACAGTTGGTAAAGATGCAAAGAATCTTCTTTCTCTGCCAGCAAGCCACAACAGCAATATATCGTCAGTAAAATTTGATCCAGCCAACAAGTCCATAACCCTTTTCATGCCTGGTTTTGACAAGTCCGAGATCAAGCTATACCAA TATAGGGGAGGATCTGAGTTACTGGTGGAAGCTGGGGACCAAAGACGTGTCATTCATCTGCCTTCAGAGATTCAAGGAAAGGTGGGAGGTGCCAAGTTCATGAATAGAAGTCTTGTCCTCACAATGCGGTAG
- the LOC126715052 gene encoding uncharacterized protein LOC126715052, producing the protein MSSLAAARADNFYYPPEWSPNQGSLNKFHGQHALRERARKIDQGILIIRFEMPYNIWCGGCNSMIAKGVRFNAEKKQVGNYYSTKIWSFTMKSACCRHEIVIQTDPKNCEYVIISGAQRKTEEYDIEDAETFALPADEEKGKLADPFYRLEHQEGDLKKKKEAEPVLVRLQRVSDSRHSDDYALNKALRAQLRNQKKRVAEEEAASRKKGIGIRLLPPSEEDASSAAHVKFSSKFDKNRKDKRALIKATSIFSGSSGSSMSNKRHLELESKRRKISAAAASSLLAGQFKPSSWSQSAVTSHRNRRT; encoded by the exons ATG TCTTCACTTGCAGCTGCTAGGGCAGATAACTTTTACTATCCTCCAGAATGGAGCCCAAATCAG GGTTCTTTGAACAAGTTTCATGGTCAACATGCTCTGAGAGAGAGGGCAAGAAAAATAGACCAAGGCATACTGATTATAAG GTTTGAGATGCCCTATAATATATGGTGTGGTGGATGCAATTCTATGATTGCAAAGGGTGTTAGGTTCAACGCGGAGAAAAAGCAAGTGGGAAATTATTATTCTACAAAG ATATGGAGCTTTACGATGAAGTCTGCATGCTGCAGACATGAAATTGTTATTCAGACAGATCCAAAAAATTGTGAGTATGTGATCATCAGTGGAGCCCAACGAAAGACTGAGGAGTATGACATTGAAGACGCAGAGACTTTTGCACTCCCTGCAGATGAAG AAAAAGGCAAACTAGCCGATCCATTTTATCGTCTTGAACACCAGGAAGgagatttgaagaagaagaaagaagctgAACCAGTGCTAGTGCGTCTCCAGCGAGTATCTGATTCCAGGCACTCAGATGACTATGCCCTCAACAAGGCTCTTCGGGCGCAACTTAGA aatcaaaagaaaagagttgcTGAAGAAGAGGCTGCTTCAAGGAAAAAAGGCATTGGCATACGACTGCTTCCACCATCTGAAGAAGATGCTTCTAGTGCAGCTCATGtgaaattttcttctaaatttgacaaaaataggAAGGACAAGCGAGCATTGATCAAAGCCACTTCTATTTTCTCTGGGTCGTCTGGGTCTTCCATGTCCAATAAGAGACATTTGGAGTTAGAATCCAAGAGAAGGAAAATTAGTGCAGCTGCTGCATCTAGCTTACTGGCTGGGCAATTTAAGCCTTCATCATGGTCTCAGAGTGCTGTTACTTCACATAGGAACAGGAGAACTTAA